The Chloroflexus aggregans DSM 9485 genome segment TGCGAGCTACATTGCGTGGCTCTTCCAGGGGGTGGTGTGGCAGTTTGGCGGTCAGTACTCGCAACCTGACTTCACCATGACGATGACCGATCCGAATACGTTGCGCGCGGCTCAGTTCTACCAGGATACGGTGGTCAAAAATAAGTGGGCTATCTTGTCGCCCAACCTTAATCAAGATTTCATCGGTGGGGCGATTGCCTCGATGATGGCCTCAACCGGTTCATTAGCCGGGATTCAGGCTAACGCTACCTTCCCGGTGGGAGTCGGCTTCTTGCCGCGAGAGACCAACTTTGGTTGCCCGACCGGTGGCGCCGGTTTGGCGATTGTCAGCCGTGCTCCTGCCGAGAAGCAACTGGCGGCGATGAAGTATATCGCGTTTGCGACCAACCCTACCAGCGCCGGTGTGTGGTCGCGGAGCACGGGATATATGCCGGTACGGATTAGCACCAAGCAGACGCCGGAGATGATCGAGTTCTTCAAACAAAACCCCAACTTCAAGACGGCGGTTGATCAATTGCCTAAGACTCGTGCGCAAGATGCGGCACGTGTGTTTGTGCGCAACGGTGACCAAATTATCGGTAAGGGACTCGAGCGGATCATCGTCAACGGTGAAGCACCGAGTGCTGTGTTTGCCGAGGTTAATAACGAGCTGACCGAGGGCGCCAAGCCGATCCTGGAGGATCTCAAAGCACGCGAAGGCTGATCGCGCGGAAACATAGCAGGTACATCGGCGTATGTGGGGTGCATGAGCAAGCCCCTCCTGCGTCGGTGTACCGCTATTTGATACCAGGATAGCCGATCGCCATGCTGACCATCGTCAACCCCAAAATAGCAGGCTTTACCCCGCGCTGGGCTACGTTTCGTGGTCTTACTATTCTCTTCGACAATATCGGCCTCCGTCGAGATGGGCCATGGTTACGGCTCGATTGCGCACTCGATGCCATTCCCGAATATACGCTTTACCGTGGTTTGCGTAAGGCGATGTGTGTGCTCGATACCGATCTCCTCTTGCGTCGGTATCTGTTTTGTGCGCTGCCACCGTCTACCTATCACGTTACCCTATGGGATGGGCCAAGCGATGGTAATTCCGATCAGGCCCTACCCCACATCCGGCCACGACTTGATGATCTGCTGATCGATGT includes the following:
- a CDS encoding ABC transporter substrate-binding protein, coding for MSMKRTFTRRELLRLMVAGSGAAVLAACGTQGGQTGTQATQAPAVVSQPGSKVKITYWGSFSGNLGEAEQAMVKAFNEEQDEVEVEYQFQGSYEETAQKFTAALQANTTPDVILLSDVWWFGFYLAGAITALDDLARQVNLDFNDYEPVLLNEGVRKGVHYWIPFARSTPLFYYNKDIWAEAGLPDRAPETWAEFSEWAPKLVKSDGSRSAFGHPNGASYIAWLFQGVVWQFGGQYSQPDFTMTMTDPNTLRAAQFYQDTVVKNKWAILSPNLNQDFIGGAIASMMASTGSLAGIQANATFPVGVGFLPRETNFGCPTGGAGLAIVSRAPAEKQLAAMKYIAFATNPTSAGVWSRSTGYMPVRISTKQTPEMIEFFKQNPNFKTAVDQLPKTRAQDAARVFVRNGDQIIGKGLERIIVNGEAPSAVFAEVNNELTEGAKPILEDLKAREG